In Chryseobacterium camelliae, one DNA window encodes the following:
- a CDS encoding Lrp/AsnC family transcriptional regulator, whose translation MDLKDKMILSIIQNDSTLSVKEISEKIGLTFTPTYERIKQLEKQGIIEKYVGLLNREKLGLNIVVYCNVRLKEQSKKVLETFEKNIGKYDEVQEIISLSGEYDYMLKIIAKDINSYNDFAVNVISNIPNIGQYHSSIVLHEVKKSTRFKIDLE comes from the coding sequence ATGGACTTAAAAGACAAAATGATTCTCAGCATCATCCAGAATGATTCTACTCTATCTGTTAAAGAAATCTCGGAAAAAATAGGGCTTACCTTCACCCCTACTTACGAGCGCATCAAACAGCTTGAAAAGCAGGGCATCATAGAAAAATACGTTGGGCTGTTAAACCGCGAAAAACTGGGACTGAATATTGTAGTCTACTGTAATGTGCGCCTTAAAGAGCAATCCAAGAAGGTCCTCGAAACCTTTGAGAAAAATATCGGGAAATACGATGAAGTCCAGGAGATCATCAGCCTTTCCGGCGAATATGATTATATGTTGAAGATTATTGCCAAAGACATCAATTCCTATAATGATTTCGCCGTAAATGTCATTTCCAATATCCCGAATATCGGTCAGTACCACAGCTCAATCGTACTTCACGAGGTGAAAAAATCGACCCGGTTTAAGATTGACCTGGAGTGA
- a CDS encoding M20 family metallo-hydrolase gives MQELKSVYSREELLNNAVELLKKLIEIPSFSKDEFNTSVEIENFFKKHRIPTKRFKNNIWAVNKHFDVFKPSILLNTHHDTVKPNKAYTLDPFVAVEKEGKLYGLGSNDAGASLVSMAQVFLHFYEQENLTYNLIIALTAEEEISGFDGIEALFPQLPNIELAIVGEPTQMNLAIAEKGLLVIDGEMKGTASHAAHPNHDNSIVKCMADLQNILNFRFPKVSEHLGEVKITLSGIHAGMQHNVVPESCTFTLDVRVTDEYSNREAFEIIQSQMESALTARSFRLNSSKIAMDHPFVQAGLEIGRTTYGSPTSSDQAIIPCTSVKLGPGDSTRSHTADEFVFINEIAEGIDIYIRILEKVL, from the coding sequence ATGCAGGAACTGAAATCTGTCTATAGTAGAGAGGAATTGCTGAATAACGCCGTTGAATTGCTGAAGAAACTGATTGAAATCCCTTCATTCAGTAAAGATGAATTTAACACCTCTGTAGAGATTGAAAATTTTTTCAAAAAACACAGGATTCCGACCAAACGTTTTAAAAATAATATCTGGGCAGTAAACAAACATTTTGATGTTTTCAAGCCGTCAATATTGCTGAACACGCATCATGATACGGTAAAGCCTAACAAGGCATATACATTGGATCCTTTTGTTGCAGTGGAAAAAGAAGGCAAATTATATGGGCTCGGGAGTAATGATGCTGGTGCCTCCCTCGTCTCTATGGCACAGGTTTTTTTGCATTTTTATGAACAGGAAAATCTTACCTATAATCTGATCATTGCCCTCACTGCTGAAGAAGAGATTTCCGGTTTTGACGGAATAGAAGCATTGTTTCCTCAACTTCCGAATATCGAGCTGGCTATTGTCGGGGAACCTACGCAGATGAATCTTGCAATTGCTGAAAAAGGGCTTCTGGTGATTGACGGAGAAATGAAAGGAACAGCATCTCATGCAGCGCATCCTAACCACGATAATTCAATCGTAAAATGCATGGCGGATCTTCAGAATATCCTGAATTTCAGGTTTCCAAAGGTTTCTGAACATTTGGGTGAAGTAAAGATCACCCTTTCCGGAATTCATGCCGGTATGCAGCATAATGTGGTTCCGGAATCCTGCACATTTACGCTTGACGTAAGGGTGACGGATGAATATTCCAACCGGGAAGCGTTTGAGATCATACAATCTCAGATGGAATCTGCTTTAACGGCGCGTTCATTCAGGTTAAATTCATCAAAGATCGCTATGGACCATCCTTTTGTACAGGCCGGACTGGAGATCGGAAGGACTACCTACGGCTCGCCTACATCATCGGACCAGGCTATCATTCCCTGTACATCGGTTAAGCTTGGGCCCGGAGACAGTACGCGCTCCCATACTGCGGATGAATTTGTGTTCATCAATGAAATTGCAGAAGGGATCGACATTTACATCAGGATTTTGGAAAAGGTTTTGTGA
- the argH gene encoding argininosuccinate lyase → MKKIWQKDDVAANKLVSKFTVGKDLEFDERLAKYDVKGSMAHCTMLAEIGIISPEESQQMLAVLEEVLQDIKAGIFEIDPRAEDIHSQIESVLIERLGDTGKKIHTARSRNDQVLLDIKLYILDEIREITARTDEFFQLLIQLAEQHKNVLLPGYTHLQIAMPSSFGLWFGAYAEALLDDAELLFSVKNIINKNPLGSAAGYGSSFPIDRESTTYHLGFQSMNYNSVYAQMTRGKTEKLLAMAMAALAGTLGKFAYDVCLYLSQNFDFISFPKEFTTGSSIMPHKKNPDIFELVRARCNRIQSLPNEFILLTNNLPSGYHRDMQLTKEILFPAIDSLKECLEILNYALPNIQVKDGILEDEKYKYLFSVEKINEEVKKGSSFRDAYIKVGQEIENNAFDFEAKELNHTHQGSIGNLCLDKIEYQFNKVKHKLLG, encoded by the coding sequence ATGAAAAAGATATGGCAGAAAGACGATGTGGCCGCCAATAAACTCGTCAGCAAATTTACAGTAGGAAAAGACCTTGAGTTCGATGAACGCCTGGCAAAATATGATGTTAAAGGTTCTATGGCCCACTGTACCATGCTGGCTGAAATAGGGATTATTTCTCCCGAAGAATCACAACAGATGCTTGCAGTGCTGGAAGAAGTTCTGCAGGATATTAAAGCCGGGATATTTGAAATAGATCCCCGAGCAGAAGACATCCATTCGCAGATTGAATCTGTTTTGATTGAAAGGCTGGGAGATACCGGAAAGAAAATCCACACGGCAAGGTCACGGAACGACCAGGTTTTGCTGGATATCAAGCTTTATATATTGGATGAAATCCGTGAAATTACAGCACGGACAGATGAATTCTTTCAGTTGTTGATTCAGCTGGCTGAACAGCATAAAAATGTCCTGTTACCAGGCTATACCCATTTGCAGATTGCGATGCCTTCCTCCTTCGGGCTTTGGTTCGGTGCTTATGCAGAGGCACTGCTGGATGACGCTGAACTGTTGTTTTCGGTTAAAAATATCATCAATAAAAATCCTCTGGGCTCTGCAGCTGGCTATGGCTCCTCATTCCCGATTGACCGTGAAAGTACAACGTACCATTTAGGATTTCAGTCCATGAATTACAATTCAGTCTATGCCCAGATGACCCGGGGTAAAACAGAGAAACTGTTGGCCATGGCCATGGCTGCTCTGGCAGGAACATTGGGGAAATTCGCATATGATGTCTGCCTGTATTTGAGCCAGAACTTTGATTTCATCAGCTTTCCGAAAGAGTTTACAACCGGAAGCAGCATTATGCCGCACAAGAAAAACCCGGACATCTTTGAACTGGTCCGCGCACGATGCAATAGAATCCAGTCCCTGCCCAATGAGTTTATCCTGCTGACCAACAATCTGCCTTCAGGATACCATCGTGATATGCAGCTGACCAAAGAAATTCTCTTTCCGGCTATTGACTCCTTAAAAGAATGCCTGGAAATACTGAATTATGCATTGCCGAACATTCAGGTGAAAGACGGAATTTTAGAAGATGAAAAATACAAATACCTGTTCAGCGTGGAAAAGATTAATGAAGAAGTAAAAAAGGGGAGTTCATTCCGGGACGCTTATATTAAAGTCGGACAGGAAATTGAAAACAATGCGTTTGATTTTGAAGCAAAGGAGCTGAACCATACCCATCAGGGAAGCATCGGGAACCTGTGCCTGGATAAGATCGAATACCAGTTTAATAAAGTAAAGCACAAATTGCTGGGATAA
- a CDS encoding N-acetylornithine carbamoyltransferase: MKKFTGVSDVENLQEIIKKALQIKKDPLSETEKGKGKTIGLVFLNSSLRTRLSSQIAAQNLGLNVLTLNAAQEAWNLEFADGAIMNGDTVEHIKDAIEVLNQYCDIIAVRCFAGMKSKEDDVNESILSQFEKHAKVPVISLESATRHPLQSLADCITITENWTEERKPKVVLTWAPHIKPIAHAVGNSFAEWMQEMEVDFVIANPAGYDLDRNFTKDVEVIHDQEEALKDADFIYVKNWSSFDEYAAMPEVKDSWMLTNEKLSVTNNAKVMHCLPVRRNVELSDEVMDGKNSIIYEQAKNRIFSAQAVFSEILDGLDSQ; this comes from the coding sequence ATGAAAAAATTCACCGGTGTAAGTGATGTAGAAAACTTACAGGAAATCATAAAAAAAGCGTTACAGATCAAAAAAGATCCCCTCTCGGAAACAGAGAAGGGAAAAGGTAAAACCATCGGACTGGTATTTTTGAATTCCAGTCTGAGAACCCGCCTCAGCAGCCAGATTGCAGCACAGAATTTAGGCTTGAATGTCCTGACTCTAAATGCTGCCCAGGAAGCCTGGAACCTTGAATTTGCCGACGGAGCTATCATGAACGGGGATACAGTGGAACACATCAAAGACGCTATTGAAGTTCTGAACCAGTACTGCGATATCATTGCAGTGCGTTGTTTTGCAGGAATGAAAAGCAAGGAAGATGATGTTAACGAAAGTATTTTAAGCCAGTTTGAAAAACATGCGAAAGTCCCGGTCATTTCCCTGGAATCTGCTACGAGACACCCTTTGCAGAGCCTGGCAGACTGTATCACCATCACAGAAAACTGGACAGAAGAACGAAAGCCGAAAGTGGTACTTACGTGGGCGCCGCATATCAAACCTATCGCTCATGCAGTAGGAAATTCATTCGCAGAATGGATGCAGGAAATGGAGGTGGATTTTGTTATCGCCAATCCGGCAGGTTATGATCTGGACAGGAATTTCACAAAAGATGTTGAAGTGATCCATGATCAGGAAGAAGCTTTGAAAGATGCAGATTTTATCTATGTAAAAAACTGGTCGTCGTTTGATGAGTATGCGGCCATGCCTGAAGTAAAAGATAGCTGGATGCTGACCAATGAGAAGCTTTCTGTTACCAACAATGCTAAAGTCATGCACTGCCTTCCGGTACGCCGGAATGTGGAACTGAGTGATGAGGTGATGGACGGAAAAAATTCCATCATTTATGAGCAGGCAAAAAACAGGATATTTTCAGCCCAGGCAGTATTTTCCGAAATATTGGATGGACTGGATTCCCAGTAG
- a CDS encoding aspartate carbamoyltransferase catalytic subunit gives MFTITELSTERINRIVKEALAFAEGKTARIEGEVFCSNLFFEDSTRTKTSFDIAERKLGLQVVPFDASNSSVNKGESLYDTVKTIESLGVNLVVIRDKKDRYFDELKNISIPMINGGDGTGNHPSQCMLDLMTIYQEFGKFKGLKVGIVGDVKHSRVANSNAEALRRLGAKVYFSGPEQWFDEGALINGTYLSVDEMIHEVDVLMLLRIQHERHDAKMSFSAAEYHRKYGLTKEREKAMKKEAIIMHPAPINRGVEIDSDLVECERSRVFRQMQNGVFARMAILKEALEKEGHTFK, from the coding sequence ATGTTTACGATTACAGAACTAAGTACAGAGAGGATCAACCGTATAGTAAAAGAAGCGTTGGCATTTGCGGAAGGGAAGACAGCAAGAATTGAAGGCGAGGTTTTCTGTTCCAACCTATTCTTTGAAGACAGCACCAGAACCAAGACCAGCTTTGATATCGCCGAAAGAAAACTTGGCCTTCAGGTGGTTCCGTTTGATGCATCCAACAGTTCGGTAAACAAAGGGGAGAGCTTATATGATACAGTGAAAACCATTGAAAGCCTCGGCGTAAACCTCGTCGTAATCAGGGATAAAAAAGACCGGTATTTTGATGAGCTGAAAAACATCAGCATTCCTATGATCAACGGAGGAGACGGCACCGGGAACCACCCATCGCAGTGTATGCTCGACCTGATGACGATCTACCAGGAATTCGGGAAATTTAAAGGCCTGAAAGTAGGCATCGTAGGCGACGTAAAGCACAGCAGGGTCGCTAATTCCAACGCGGAAGCCCTCAGGAGGCTTGGGGCAAAAGTTTATTTTTCAGGTCCGGAACAGTGGTTCGATGAAGGAGCTTTAATCAACGGAACCTACTTAAGCGTTGACGAAATGATTCATGAAGTGGATGTGCTGATGCTGCTGAGAATACAGCACGAAAGGCACGATGCTAAAATGAGTTTCTCTGCTGCCGAATACCATAGAAAATACGGGTTGACGAAAGAAAGAGAGAAAGCCATGAAAAAAGAGGCTATTATCATGCATCCGGCACCGATCAACAGGGGAGTGGAAATTGATTCCGACCTGGTGGAATGTGAACGGTCAAGGGTCTTCAGGCAAATGCAGAACGGTGTCTTTGCCAGAATGGCGATTTTAAAAGAAGCACTGGAGAAAGAGGGGCATACGTTTAAATAA
- the argB gene encoding acetylglutamate kinase, translating to MKEKLYIIKIGGALIDDEELLEQFLEQFSGIQEKKILVHGGGKLANTLADKLGVEQKMVNGRRITDKDTLDIVAMVYAGGINKNIVAKLQQKKCKAIGFSGADANLIKAKKRVHAEIDFGFVGDITEKSVNRKLISKLLKLKLVPVFSAITHDKKGHLFNTNADTIASVLAQALSVKFDVELLYCFDKEGVLEDVNKPESVIKNISEEAFSKLKNEGKLHKGILPKLENAIGAVKNNVGRVFLIKETELKNHIENHHAGTEICL from the coding sequence ATGAAAGAAAAATTATACATTATTAAAATAGGGGGCGCGCTCATCGATGATGAGGAGCTGCTGGAACAGTTCCTTGAGCAGTTTTCCGGAATTCAGGAGAAAAAAATCCTGGTTCACGGAGGCGGAAAGCTGGCCAATACATTAGCTGATAAACTGGGTGTGGAACAGAAAATGGTCAACGGGCGTAGGATTACCGATAAAGATACACTGGATATTGTCGCTATGGTCTATGCTGGCGGAATCAATAAAAATATTGTCGCAAAACTACAGCAAAAAAAATGTAAGGCAATAGGTTTTTCAGGTGCGGATGCAAATCTCATTAAAGCAAAAAAAAGAGTGCATGCAGAAATTGACTTCGGGTTTGTAGGTGATATTACGGAGAAAAGCGTAAACAGGAAACTGATCTCAAAATTGCTTAAGCTAAAGCTGGTTCCGGTATTTTCGGCCATTACCCATGATAAAAAAGGCCATCTTTTCAATACCAATGCCGATACGATTGCATCAGTGCTTGCACAGGCCCTGTCTGTAAAGTTTGATGTGGAGTTATTATATTGCTTTGATAAAGAAGGAGTTTTGGAAGATGTTAATAAACCGGAATCCGTTATTAAAAATATCTCTGAGGAGGCATTCTCCAAGCTTAAAAACGAAGGTAAGCTGCATAAAGGAATTCTGCCTAAGCTTGAAAATGCCATAGGAGCCGTAAAAAATAATGTTGGCAGAGTATTCCTGATCAAAGAGACCGAACTTAAAAACCATATAGAAAACCATCATGCAGGAACTGAAATCTGTCTATAG